From Actinoplanes oblitus, a single genomic window includes:
- a CDS encoding bifunctional DNA primase/polymerase, with protein sequence MTASVTTASTRQSRPADPNLRRAALWYARAGIPVLPLHTPAADGTCSCRHPADCGSPGKHPRLEHGIHDSSRDPDQIRDWWQRWPDANVGLATGTGLDVCDMDTGAGLAAVLNVLDVVKPAAPLVRTGNGWHIWYASTGLPSRIGLLPGVDWRGTGGMVVAPPSRHASGASYRFQQPWDRRQLPACPEPLAELVAVPATETAVTPVGPIDHLDRYLHAALAGELRRIQHAPRPVYSGGQRISGGERNNTVHLAAFRLGQLATDSAIDEAAVRRQLADAAVGVGLSRTEAERTIDSGWQAGRARPRPRR encoded by the coding sequence ATGACTGCTTCTGTCACCACTGCAAGCACGCGTCAGTCACGCCCAGCCGACCCGAACCTACGACGGGCAGCACTGTGGTACGCCCGAGCCGGAATCCCCGTGCTGCCGCTGCACACCCCGGCAGCCGACGGGACGTGCAGCTGCCGGCACCCGGCCGATTGCGGATCACCGGGCAAACACCCCCGGCTCGAACACGGGATTCATGACTCGTCCCGAGACCCGGATCAGATCCGCGACTGGTGGCAACGCTGGCCCGACGCGAACGTGGGCCTGGCCACCGGAACCGGGCTCGACGTCTGCGACATGGACACCGGCGCCGGCCTGGCCGCGGTGCTCAACGTCCTCGACGTTGTCAAACCGGCCGCGCCGCTGGTGCGTACTGGCAACGGCTGGCACATCTGGTACGCCTCCACTGGCCTGCCAAGCCGGATCGGACTACTGCCCGGCGTGGACTGGCGCGGCACCGGCGGCATGGTTGTCGCGCCGCCGTCGCGCCACGCCAGCGGCGCCAGCTATCGGTTCCAGCAGCCGTGGGACCGCCGGCAGCTACCAGCCTGCCCGGAGCCTCTGGCCGAACTCGTCGCCGTGCCAGCGACCGAAACAGCCGTCACCCCCGTCGGCCCGATCGATCACCTCGACCGCTACCTGCACGCCGCGCTCGCCGGCGAGCTGCGGCGCATCCAGCACGCACCGCGCCCGGTGTACTCCGGCGGGCAGCGCATCAGCGGCGGCGAACGCAACAACACTGTGCACCTCGCAGCGTTCCGACTCGGTCAACTAGCTACGGACAGCGCCATCGACGAGGCGGCGGTACGGCGCCAGCTCGCCGACGCCGCCGTCGGCGTCGGGCTGAGCCGGACCGAAGCCGAACGCACCATCGACTCCGGATGGCAAGCCGGCCGAGCCCGTCCACGGCCGCGCCGCTAG